One Maniola hyperantus chromosome 17, iAphHyp1.2, whole genome shotgun sequence DNA window includes the following coding sequences:
- the LOC117989935 gene encoding odorant receptor 13a-like: protein MFIIFLFTGFTCILYVTTVDALYYIMTSHVCAQFALLSDEIQYLDKNTSHCLSEIVKKHQYILKLSQDLEEIFQAPNLFNVLVGSIEICALGFNLTMGQWAQIPGVVLFLLSILYQILMLSVFGENLIRESRKVGESAFLCKWYDMDKKSKKTIFILMLRSNKPQKLTAYKFSVISYQSFTKIISTSWSYFTILRTVYNPSETKKE, encoded by the exons atgttcattattttcttgttta CAGGTTTTACTTGTATCCTGTACGTCACGACTGTGGATGCCCTTTACTacataatgacgtcacatgtcTGTGCCCAATTTGCTCTACTTAGTGATGAAATTCAATATCTGGACAAAAACACCTCTCACTGTCTTAGTGAGATCGTTAAAAAGCATCAATATATTTTGAA GCTATCTCAAGATCTCGAAGAAATTTTTCAAGCACCTAATTTGTTCAACGTATTAGTTGGATCTATTGAAATATGTGCTCTAGGATTTAATTTAACG ATGGGACAGTGGGCACAGATCCCAGGAGTTGTTCTATTTTTGCTGTCAATACTATATCAAATATTGATGCTCAGTGTTTTCGGAGAAAATCTTATAAGAGAA AGCCGAAAAGTTGGCGAATCAGCATTCCTCTGCAAATGGTATGACATGGACAAGAAGTCAAAGAAaactattttcattttaatgCTAAG ATCCAACAAACCTCAGAAACTGACAGCTTATAAATTTTCAGTTATATCATATCAAAGTTTCACTAAG ATTATCAGCACATCGTGGTCTTATTTTACAATACTGAGAACTGTTTACAATCCATCCGAAACCAAAAAGGAATAG